Proteins encoded together in one Ciona intestinalis chromosome 3, KH, whole genome shotgun sequence window:
- the e(spl)/hairy-b gene encoding transcription factor protein (The RefSeq protein has 1 substitution compared to this genomic sequence), whose translation MKTVMTPQSSTVQIVSSSSIMKNDRRASKPLMEKRRRERINKSLNELKSILLHALRKDQSTCHSKLEKADILEMTVRYLRGIQRQRMNAAITLDPSVVSKYRNGYVECKNEVSHFLENSSENVHPDVKSRLINHLGNTLPHQPVHQLPPHMMCSNARTAPLLTTTAPVAAGPNVTPLQIQMSPNTQIQQAMAAAAAAMAQNRSILTHHMNYSSEESPRPSPDANIASINESQRRNSSSSFTSSGFVSPGSPLSPSTSPSKSNVQGSFMLFPQHCSPVSPMSAEEGRHESAPTSPAASSFSPTPESHHPTTSHVRSISPSGSEMSDSDPVWRPW comes from the exons ATGAAGACGGTAATGACTCCACAATCTTCGACTGTGCAAATTGTATCTTCAAGTTCGATCATGAAAAATGACCGCAGG GCATCGAAACCTTTGATGGAAAAACGACGCCGcgaaagaataaacaaaagtcTTAACGAATTAAAGTCAATTCTCCTTCATGCACTCCGTAAAGAC CAAAGTACCTGTCATTCTAAATTGGAAAAAGCTGATATACTAGAAATGACTGTACGATATCTACGTGGAATTCAACGCCAAAGAATGAATGCTGCTATCACACTCGATCCATCAGTTGTCTCCAAATATAGAAACGGATACGTAGAATGTAAAAATGAAGTATCACACTTCTTGGAAAATTCATCAGAAAATGTTCATCCTGACGTGAAATCCAG GTTAATAAACCACCTTGGGAACACTTTACCCCACCAGCCTGTCCATCAACTTCCACCGCACATGATGTGTTCAAATGCTCGCACTGCTCCTCTACTCACAACCACAGCACCCGTCGCCGCAGGTCCCAACGTTACACCTTTACAAATCCAAATGTCGCCCAACACTCAAATCCAACAAGCTATGGCAGCGGCAGCAGCAGCAATGGCACAAAACCGATCAATTCTCACGCATCATATTAACTACTCAAGTGAAGAGTCTCCTCGACCTTCACCGGATGCAAACATTGCATCAATAAATGAATCTCAAAGAAGAAACAGTTCTTCATCATTTACATCATCCGGGTTCGTGTCTCCCGGCTCACCCCTCTCGCCTTCGACATCCCCGAGCAAAAGCAATGTCCAAGGTAGTTTCATGTTGTTTCCTCAGCATTGCTCACCTGTCTCACCTATGTCCGCGGAGGAGGGAAGACACGAGAGCGCTCCAACATCACCTGCCGCTTCCTCATTTTCCCCAACCCCGGAATCTCACCATCCCACAACAAGCCACGTTCGTTCCATCTCGCCATCGGGTAGTGAGATGAGTGATTCTGATCCAGTATGGAGACCATGGTAA